One genomic window of Cupriavidus malaysiensis includes the following:
- a CDS encoding GDCCVxC domain-containing (seleno)protein gives MSNVILESLLTCPHCGFSRRETMPTDACQFFYQCQGCGVVLQPERGDCCVFCSFGTVKCPPVQQQRECCR, from the coding sequence ATGAGCAACGTCATTCTCGAGTCGCTACTGACCTGCCCGCACTGCGGCTTTTCCCGGCGCGAGACCATGCCGACGGACGCCTGCCAGTTCTTCTACCAGTGCCAGGGCTGTGGCGTCGTGCTACAGCCAGAGCGAGGGGACTGCTGCGTCTTCTGCTCATTCGGGACGGTGAAATGCCCGCCCGTCCAGCAGCAGCGCGAATGCTGCAGATAA